DNA from Candidatus Woesearchaeota archaeon:
TGAAAAACATACTATACGGTATAATTTTGGTCAAGGGAAAGAAATAATCAATGGTTTCGAAATATACAAAAACGCGATTCATCGAACAAAGAATTACAAAGAATATCTTGAAAGTATAGTTGTTTTTGAAGGATTGTTCGATTTATAATGTTTTCTCGCAGATGATGCTTTTTTTGGTTCAAGTCTGCCAGGTTGACTGCTTCTTTTCTAGCAAGGTTTATTAAGTTCTTTTACTGTAGTTCTTTGTTATGGTGCAATGGGTTGTTTTGGTTATTTGTGTCGTGCTCTGCTTGGGCGTTGGGTTTCTCTCTAGTTTCTTCACTGATACCGGTCCTGGCTCATGGTATGATGGCCTGAATAAACCTTCCTTTAATCCACCTAATTGGCTCTTTGGACCAGTGTGGACGCTCTTGTATATTTTCATGGGGGTTGTTTTGTATCTCTTATGGATGCACAATGCAAAACTCACACTCATCTTTTTTATCGCCCAGCTTGTTTTAAACTTCTTCTGGTCGTTTTTCTTTTTCACGATGCAAGCGCCATTACTAGCGTTTATAGAAATAGTTA
Protein-coding regions in this window:
- a CDS encoding tryptophan-rich sensory protein — encoded protein: MVQWVVLVICVVLCLGVGFLSSFFTDTGPGSWYDGLNKPSFNPPNWLFGPVWTLLYIFMGVVLYLLWMHNAKLTLIFFIAQLVLNFFWSFFFFTMQAPLLAFIEIVILLGTLIYTMVLTYPVSTVGFYLLIPYALWVTFASILNLAIYLLN